The Methylomonas koyamae genome has a segment encoding these proteins:
- a CDS encoding YhdP family protein, with amino-acid sequence MLIHRHVSRATRHLLFWSLIAAAFALSAVRLFLVDIADHRQRLESEIRRISGVPLHIGRLSAKMRGFSPELILRDITIDAAEAGSKPAISLQQVRIGVHLLEWLFTQDAMASGWVTLVGAKLDIIRDADGSLRIKGLHSSDEQPLWLLEGGQYEILQSQVTWLDLKRQRPPVTITNFDLRIENDRAEQNHEIHLISRLPDTLGDSLRISALLHGNIFQANALNGRIYVEGDNLQGPAWLIEDLPAGLHLYSGSGDIRLWSDWRDSAPYRIAGYVQGQQIKIGKQNGKALELDTFEGNLAWSETGGRQRWGVYDMNAVSNRQRWRGGEFYLQRDAQGNLGGRIEILNLQALDHLTAPFLADAAGFERWLKLNPRGELRDTAFYGDSTLQHYALHGEFAELGITGGDGVPQLQGLRGSISAGDQRGRLDFATERAGFDAPELFRDKLEIARLSGSLDWVQTGSDWQISSDGLQLDSADFQTNTRLQLSLPNDGSSPVLDMHTRFGNFADIGKVPRYLPAKIMGKDAVAWLDDAFIGGHIDHGEMLLQGKLADFPFSNGAGRFEVVFAIDDGEIQFNALWPHLRAVHADVQFLGADLQVAIDGGHSEEVDIGQAVVTIPDLADSDYVYVWGQVHSKLPQSLQYLQKTPLHVKTDPLAKVLAPEGDTRVDLDLKIAYYETLPTTVKVDAHLDKARLVLKPVDLLVDNIGGVLHFTEDRVSSSPLEARALGYPIRGQLQSDQSATQLLISGVTDVDRLQKQFAFLKNQAAKGGFNYQAALTLPYAADQPDVLQITSNLQGVSLDAPERLGKTAGEERALNLRFVLDDSEFVPLHIGYGRDLQAALQIDGKRNGLRSAHIVYGEGSAEIFDRPGLKLEIRQPQFKLSEALAAFGTGDAPARLPPLQELVLDSGELIWQGHQFGAVACSMQHSGQAWQGTIDSAMASGRFAIPDQRGGAERIRLQMEHLNLTAMEGLNFGEAEEAAVGDLPLIDIDSKQLLWRNVDLGNLKLRTERLINGIHFKHVQLASVAGTIDFSADWLKLGSASSTQLTGKLNMKGFGLFLSQLGFTDDFRGTDAEIGFNGSWRGGPQQFSLADVNGQLRLKLSDGRISSIEPGFGRLLGLIAMEQWAKRLSLDFSDVYRQGLAFDTITGTVKISNGLAYSDDLVIDAVSAKLSVAGSADLVRKTLDQRVAVVPKSSGAVPIAGTIVGGIAAIITQAVTDDYKEGYFFGSQYKLSGPWGNVEVTPLHDQDGLVKKAWRSLTGFEWLDSLGK; translated from the coding sequence TTGCTTATCCACCGCCATGTCAGCCGGGCTACCCGGCATCTGCTGTTCTGGTCGCTGATCGCGGCGGCCTTTGCGCTTAGCGCGGTCAGGCTGTTTCTGGTCGATATTGCCGACCACCGGCAACGGCTGGAAAGCGAGATTCGCCGCATCAGCGGCGTGCCGCTGCATATCGGCCGGCTCAGCGCCAAGATGCGCGGCTTCAGCCCGGAATTGATTCTGCGCGACATAACGATAGACGCCGCGGAAGCCGGCAGCAAACCGGCGATCAGTTTGCAACAGGTCAGGATCGGCGTCCATTTGCTGGAATGGTTGTTTACCCAGGATGCGATGGCCTCCGGCTGGGTCACGCTGGTCGGCGCCAAATTGGACATCATCCGCGACGCGGACGGCTCGCTGCGCATCAAAGGCTTGCACAGCAGCGACGAGCAGCCGCTGTGGCTGCTGGAAGGCGGCCAGTACGAAATCCTGCAAAGCCAAGTCACTTGGCTGGACTTGAAACGGCAGCGGCCGCCGGTGACGATAACCAATTTCGATTTGCGCATCGAAAACGACCGCGCCGAACAAAACCACGAAATTCATCTCATCAGCCGGCTGCCGGACACGCTGGGCGATAGCCTGCGGATTTCCGCGCTATTGCACGGCAATATTTTCCAGGCCAATGCGCTTAACGGCCGGATCTACGTCGAAGGCGACAATCTGCAGGGGCCGGCCTGGTTGATCGAAGACTTGCCGGCCGGACTGCACCTTTATTCGGGCTCGGGCGATATCCGGCTGTGGAGCGATTGGCGCGACTCGGCGCCTTACCGGATCGCCGGTTACGTCCAGGGCCAACAGATTAAAATCGGCAAACAGAACGGCAAAGCGCTGGAACTGGACACCTTCGAGGGCAATCTGGCCTGGAGCGAAACCGGCGGCCGCCAACGCTGGGGCGTTTACGACATGAATGCGGTCAGCAACCGCCAGCGCTGGCGCGGCGGCGAGTTTTACCTACAGCGCGACGCCCAAGGCAATCTCGGCGGCCGTATCGAAATATTGAATTTGCAGGCCCTCGACCATTTGACCGCGCCTTTTCTGGCCGACGCCGCCGGCTTCGAGCGCTGGCTGAAACTAAATCCGCGCGGCGAATTGCGCGATACGGCATTTTATGGCGACAGCACGTTGCAGCATTACGCCCTGCACGGCGAATTTGCCGAGCTCGGCATAACCGGCGGCGACGGCGTACCGCAATTGCAAGGCTTGCGCGGCAGCATCAGTGCCGGCGACCAGCGCGGCCGGCTGGATTTCGCGACCGAACGCGCCGGCTTCGACGCGCCGGAACTGTTCCGGGACAAGCTGGAGATTGCCCGCCTGAGCGGCAGCCTGGACTGGGTGCAAACCGGCAGCGATTGGCAGATTTCGAGCGACGGCCTGCAATTGGACAGCGCCGACTTCCAAACCAACACCCGGCTACAATTGAGCTTACCGAACGACGGCTCCAGCCCGGTACTGGACATGCATACCCGCTTCGGCAATTTCGCCGACATCGGCAAAGTGCCGCGCTACCTGCCGGCCAAAATCATGGGCAAGGACGCCGTAGCCTGGCTGGACGACGCCTTTATCGGCGGCCATATCGACCACGGCGAAATGCTGTTGCAGGGCAAGCTGGCGGACTTTCCGTTCAGCAACGGCGCCGGCCGTTTCGAAGTCGTGTTCGCGATAGACGACGGCGAAATCCAGTTCAACGCGTTGTGGCCGCATTTGCGCGCGGTGCACGCCGACGTCCAATTTCTCGGCGCCGATCTGCAAGTTGCCATCGACGGCGGCCATAGCGAAGAGGTCGATATCGGCCAGGCCGTGGTAACCATTCCCGATCTGGCCGACAGCGATTACGTTTACGTCTGGGGCCAGGTACACAGCAAGCTGCCGCAAAGCCTGCAATACCTGCAAAAAACCCCGCTGCACGTCAAAACCGACCCGCTGGCCAAGGTGCTGGCACCGGAAGGCGACACGCGAGTCGATCTGGACCTGAAAATCGCTTATTACGAAACCCTGCCCACCACGGTTAAAGTCGATGCCCATCTGGACAAGGCGCGCTTGGTGCTGAAGCCGGTCGACCTGCTGGTCGACAATATCGGCGGCGTGCTGCACTTTACCGAAGACCGCGTCAGCAGCAGCCCGCTCGAAGCCAGAGCCCTGGGCTATCCGATCCGCGGCCAACTGCAAAGCGACCAGAGCGCGACGCAATTGTTGATCAGCGGCGTTACCGACGTCGACCGCCTGCAAAAGCAATTCGCTTTCTTGAAAAACCAGGCCGCCAAGGGCGGCTTCAATTACCAGGCCGCACTGACCCTGCCTTACGCGGCCGACCAGCCGGACGTTTTGCAGATCACCAGCAATTTGCAAGGCGTCAGCCTGGATGCGCCGGAGCGGCTCGGCAAAACCGCCGGCGAGGAACGTGCGCTGAATTTGCGCTTTGTGCTGGACGACAGCGAATTCGTGCCGCTGCACATAGGTTACGGCCGGGATTTACAGGCAGCGCTGCAAATCGACGGTAAACGGAATGGCTTGCGTTCGGCGCATATCGTTTACGGCGAAGGCAGCGCGGAAATTTTCGACCGGCCCGGCCTGAAACTGGAAATCCGCCAGCCGCAATTCAAATTATCCGAAGCGCTGGCCGCTTTCGGCACCGGCGACGCCCCGGCACGGCTACCCCCGCTGCAGGAACTGGTGCTGGACAGCGGCGAGTTGATCTGGCAAGGCCACCAATTCGGCGCGGTCGCCTGCAGTATGCAGCATAGCGGCCAAGCCTGGCAGGGCACCATCGACAGCGCGATGGCCAGCGGCCGCTTCGCGATTCCGGACCAGCGCGGCGGCGCCGAACGCATCCGCCTGCAGATGGAGCATCTGAATCTGACCGCCATGGAAGGGCTGAATTTCGGCGAGGCCGAAGAGGCGGCCGTCGGCGACTTGCCGCTGATCGATATCGACAGCAAGCAACTGCTGTGGCGGAATGTGGACCTGGGCAATCTGAAACTGCGCACCGAAAGGCTGATCAACGGCATCCATTTCAAACACGTGCAATTGGCCAGCGTGGCCGGCACCATCGATTTCAGCGCCGACTGGTTGAAATTGGGCAGCGCCAGCTCCACCCAACTGACCGGCAAATTGAACATGAAGGGCTTCGGCTTGTTCCTGTCGCAACTCGGCTTTACCGACGACTTCCGCGGCACCGACGCCGAAATCGGCTTCAACGGCAGTTGGCGCGGCGGCCCGCAGCAGTTTTCGCTGGCCGACGTCAACGGCCAACTCCGGCTCAAACTCAGCGACGGCCGCATCTCCAGCATCGAACCCGGCTTCGGCCGCTTGCTCGGACTGATCGCGATGGAACAATGGGCCAAACGCCTGAGTCTGGATTTCAGCGACGTTTACCGCCAGGGGCTGGCCTTCGATACGATTACCGGCACCGTCAAAATCAGCAACGGCCTGGCGTATTCCGACGATCTGGTGATCGACGCGGTCTCGGCCAAACTCAGCGTCGCCGGCAGCGCCGACTTGGTCCGCAAGACCCTGGACCAGCGGGTGGCGGTAGTGCCCAAGAGTTCCGGCGCCGTTCCCATTGCTGGTACAATCGTCGGCGGCATCGCCGCTATCATCACCCAGGCGGTGACCGACGATTACAAAGAGGGATATTTCTTCGGCTCGCAATACAAATTAAGCGGGCCGTGGGGCAATGTCGAAGTCACGCCGCTGCACGACCAGGACGGTTTGGTGAAGAAAGCCTGGCGCAGCCTGACCGGCTTCGAGTGGCTGGACTCGCTCGGCAAATGA